A genomic window from Chloroflexota bacterium includes:
- a CDS encoding NAD-dependent epimerase/dehydratase family protein yields the protein MKRILLTGASGFIGSHVAACAVRRGYEVVALVRDPGAYRAPHGAVRVVKGDVRDAAAVRRALRGCDAVIHAAALYTFDAAQARAMREVNVGGTETVLRAGLTAGVERIVYTGTVGGTAFSRDRLATEGDVAGAAAMTGPYKRSKFEAECRVRRVAAEGGPVVTVCPTAPVGPGDGKPTPTGRIVRDFLRRRMRAWVDTGLNFVHVGDVAEGHLLALERGDLGARYLLGNTAGNLTLRQAFAILSELTGIPPPRLRLPHAAVLAAAWASELAGRALGRPPAIALEAARMAGGRMWVDPAWSVRALGLPQTPVRRALQEAVDWFGAHP from the coding sequence GTGAAGCGCATCCTCCTGACGGGCGCCTCCGGCTTCATCGGGAGCCACGTGGCCGCGTGCGCCGTCCGCCGCGGCTACGAGGTGGTGGCCTTGGTCCGGGACCCGGGCGCGTACCGGGCCCCGCACGGTGCGGTACGTGTCGTCAAGGGCGACGTGCGCGATGCGGCCGCCGTCCGCCGCGCGCTGCGGGGCTGCGACGCCGTCATCCACGCGGCCGCGCTCTACACCTTTGATGCCGCCCAGGCGCGGGCGATGCGCGAGGTCAACGTGGGGGGCACGGAGACCGTGTTGCGCGCCGGGCTCACCGCCGGCGTCGAGCGGATCGTCTACACGGGCACCGTGGGCGGGACCGCCTTCTCCCGGGACCGCCTCGCCACCGAGGGGGACGTCGCCGGCGCGGCGGCGATGACGGGTCCCTACAAGCGCTCCAAGTTCGAGGCGGAATGCCGCGTGCGGCGGGTGGCGGCGGAGGGCGGGCCGGTGGTGACCGTCTGTCCGACGGCGCCCGTCGGTCCGGGCGACGGGAAGCCCACACCCACCGGCAGGATCGTGCGGGACTTCCTGCGCCGGCGAATGCGCGCGTGGGTGGACACGGGGCTCAACTTCGTGCACGTGGGGGACGTGGCCGAGGGCCACCTGCTGGCGCTGGAGCGCGGGGACCTCGGCGCCCGCTACCTCCTCGGGAACACGGCGGGCAACCTCACGCTCCGGCAAGCCTTCGCAATCCTCTCGGAACTCACGGGCATCCCGCCGCCGCGCCTGCGGCTGCCGCACGCGGCAGTGCTGGCGGCGGCGTGGGCGTCCGAGCTCGCCGGTAGGGCCCTCGGGCGGCCCCCGGCCATCGCACTGGAGGCGGCCCGCATGGCCGGGGGCCGCATGTGGGTCGACCCCGCATGGAGCGTGCGGGCGCTGGGCCTGCCCCAGACGCCGGTGCGCCGGGCCCTTCAGGAGGCCGTCGACTGGTTCGGCGCCCACCCCTGA